From one Phytohabitans houttuyneae genomic stretch:
- a CDS encoding SCO3242 family prenyltransferase, which translates to MPSLRSLVELVRAPAALSVPGDVVAGGAAGGALGPRTAGLAAASVCLYWSGMAANDWADRELDAVERPERPIPSGRVTPPQALGIAAGLTAAGVALAALAGGRRALAVALPLAGAVWAYDLRAKNTPAGPAVMAACRGLDVLLGASPGRVARALPAALTVAAHTYTVTALSRREVSGADRALPAATLAGTAAVALAAGLPAARNGRGPVAAVPGALAAWYAAGYGAAQARVAADPSAARVRAAVGAGITGLPPLQGALAAAAGAPATGVVVAAIAPLARRLARRVSPT; encoded by the coding sequence ATGCCTAGCCTGCGATCGCTCGTGGAGCTGGTCCGCGCGCCGGCCGCGCTGTCGGTACCCGGCGATGTGGTCGCGGGCGGGGCCGCCGGTGGCGCGCTCGGGCCGCGCACCGCGGGCCTCGCCGCCGCGTCGGTGTGCCTCTACTGGTCCGGCATGGCGGCCAACGACTGGGCCGACCGCGAGCTGGACGCGGTCGAGCGGCCCGAGCGACCCATCCCGTCCGGCCGCGTCACCCCGCCACAGGCGCTCGGCATCGCGGCCGGTCTCACCGCCGCCGGTGTCGCGCTCGCCGCCCTCGCCGGCGGCCGTCGCGCGCTGGCCGTCGCGCTTCCGCTGGCCGGTGCCGTGTGGGCGTACGACCTGCGGGCCAAGAACACGCCCGCAGGCCCGGCCGTCATGGCCGCGTGCCGGGGGCTCGACGTGCTGCTCGGCGCCTCACCGGGGCGGGTGGCGCGGGCGCTGCCGGCGGCGCTGACGGTCGCCGCGCACACGTACACGGTCACCGCCCTGTCCCGCCGCGAGGTCTCGGGCGCCGACCGCGCGCTGCCCGCCGCGACGCTGGCCGGCACCGCCGCCGTGGCGCTCGCCGCCGGCCTGCCCGCCGCCCGCAACGGCCGGGGCCCCGTCGCCGCGGTGCCCGGCGCCCTCGCCGCCTGGTACGCCGCCGGGTACGGCGCGGCGCAGGCCCGGGTCGCCGCCGACCCCTCCGCCGCCCGCGTGCGCGCCGCCGTCGGTGCCGGCATCACCGGCCTCCCGCCGCTGCAAGGAGCGCTCGCCGCCGCTGCCGGCGCGCCCGCCACGGGCGTCGTGGTCGCGGCCATCGCACCGCTCGCCCGCCGCCTCGCGCGGAGGGTCTCACCCACATGA
- a CDS encoding sugar phosphate isomerase/epimerase family protein: MSIRFGYGTNGFANHRLTDALAVIADLGYDGVALTLDHDHLDPFAPDLARRTDELAATLDRLGLSVVVETGARYLLDPWHKHAPTLLHDDPAKRLEFLRRAIRIGADLDAEAVSFWSGITPAGVTDPWERLVRGCAELVGFAADAGVTLGFEPEPGMLVDDIAAWRRLHADLGAPPGFGITLDIGHCRCLEPLPVPECVLAVADHLVNVQIDDMRRGVHEHLEFGTGEIDFPPVLRALAESGYRGLVAVELPRHSHAAPTVAAHSIEFLRKAERAGEAT; this comes from the coding sequence ATGAGCATCCGATTCGGGTACGGGACGAACGGGTTCGCCAACCACCGGCTGACCGACGCGCTGGCGGTGATCGCCGACCTCGGGTACGACGGCGTGGCGCTCACGCTCGACCACGACCACCTCGACCCGTTCGCGCCGGACCTCGCCCGCCGCACCGACGAGCTGGCGGCCACATTGGACCGGCTCGGCCTGTCGGTGGTGGTCGAGACCGGCGCCCGCTACCTGCTCGACCCGTGGCACAAGCACGCGCCCACCCTGCTGCACGACGATCCGGCCAAGCGCCTGGAGTTTCTGCGCCGCGCGATCCGGATCGGTGCCGACCTGGACGCCGAGGCGGTCTCGTTCTGGTCCGGCATCACGCCGGCCGGTGTCACCGACCCGTGGGAGCGGCTTGTGCGCGGCTGCGCCGAGCTCGTGGGGTTTGCCGCGGACGCCGGTGTGACGCTCGGCTTCGAGCCCGAGCCCGGCATGCTCGTCGACGACATCGCCGCGTGGCGCCGGCTGCACGCCGACCTGGGCGCGCCGCCCGGCTTCGGCATCACCCTCGACATCGGACACTGCCGCTGCCTCGAGCCGCTGCCGGTGCCGGAGTGCGTGCTGGCGGTCGCCGACCACCTGGTCAACGTCCAGATCGACGACATGCGCCGGGGAGTGCACGAACACCTGGAGTTCGGCACCGGCGAGATCGACTTCCCGCCGGTGCTGCGCGCGCTGGCCGAGTCCGGCTACCGCGGCCTCGTGGCCGTCGAGCTGCCCCGTCACTCGCACGCCGCGCCCACGGTGGCGGCACACTCCATCGAGTTCCTCCGCAAGGCAGAGCGGGCTGGGGAGGCAACGTGA
- a CDS encoding EboA domain-containing protein codes for MTTLDELRVAVPAQGWLGEALERVAAEPGAIARLFPAAGRRVGRDALVDVPGWSADEAARVQLLAALPADRVAAEAEGLYRYGDAAEKRAVLKALPMLPIADEGVPLLRDAIRTNDTRLVAAAVGPYARYLDDAAWRQAVLKCVFMGIPLSNVDGLDERADAELATMLGGLVEERRAAGRDMAPDALALLDRLKGL; via the coding sequence GTGACAACGCTGGACGAGCTGCGGGTGGCGGTACCCGCGCAGGGCTGGCTCGGCGAGGCGCTGGAGCGCGTCGCGGCCGAACCGGGCGCGATCGCGCGGCTCTTTCCGGCCGCCGGCCGGCGGGTCGGGCGGGACGCGCTCGTGGATGTGCCCGGCTGGAGCGCCGACGAGGCCGCGCGGGTGCAGCTGCTCGCCGCGCTCCCGGCCGACCGGGTCGCGGCCGAGGCGGAGGGGCTTTACCGGTACGGCGACGCCGCCGAAAAGCGGGCCGTGCTCAAGGCGCTGCCGATGCTGCCGATCGCCGACGAGGGCGTGCCGCTGCTGCGGGACGCGATCCGGACCAACGACACCCGCCTGGTGGCCGCCGCCGTCGGCCCGTACGCGCGTTACCTCGACGACGCGGCGTGGCGCCAGGCGGTACTCAAGTGCGTCTTCATGGGCATACCACTGTCCAACGTGGACGGCCTCGACGAGCGGGCCGACGCCGAGCTCGCCACGATGCTCGGCGGCCTGGTCGAGGAGCGCCGGGCGGCCGGCCGCGACATGGCCCCCGACGCGCTCGCCCTGCTCGACCGGTTGAAGGGACTCTGA
- a CDS encoding TatD family hydrolase yields the protein MRIFDPHIHMTSRTTDDYERMAAAGITAIVEPAFWLGQPRTSVGSFTDYFDSLVGWEPFRASQFGVRHHATIALNPKEANDPRCREVLELLPRYLEKDGVVAVGEVGYDSMTPEEDEVFAAQLALAVEHELPALVHTPHRDKARGTERTLAVVAESGIDPGRVVVDHLNEVTVGLVRDSGCWLAFSIYPDTKMSPPRMVKILQEYGLERMLVNSAADWGRSDPLLTRTTADEMLAAGFSADDVDRVLWRNPVEFYGQSGRLDLSDAGEKEATFAGNSILRGGS from the coding sequence ATGCGCATCTTCGACCCGCACATCCACATGACCTCGCGGACCACCGACGACTACGAGCGGATGGCCGCCGCGGGGATCACCGCCATCGTGGAACCGGCGTTCTGGCTGGGCCAGCCGCGCACCAGCGTGGGCTCGTTCACCGACTACTTCGACTCGCTCGTCGGCTGGGAGCCGTTTCGGGCCAGCCAGTTCGGGGTGCGCCACCACGCGACCATCGCGCTGAACCCCAAGGAGGCCAACGACCCGCGCTGCCGCGAGGTGCTCGAGCTGCTCCCTCGGTACCTGGAGAAGGACGGCGTGGTCGCGGTCGGTGAGGTCGGCTACGACTCGATGACGCCCGAGGAGGACGAGGTCTTCGCCGCCCAGCTCGCCCTCGCCGTCGAGCACGAGCTGCCCGCGCTGGTGCACACGCCGCACCGGGACAAGGCCCGCGGCACCGAGCGCACCCTCGCGGTCGTCGCCGAGTCCGGCATCGACCCGGGGCGCGTCGTCGTCGACCACCTCAACGAGGTCACCGTCGGGCTGGTCCGCGACTCAGGATGCTGGCTCGCCTTCTCCATCTACCCGGACACGAAGATGTCGCCGCCCCGAATGGTGAAGATCCTGCAGGAGTACGGGTTGGAGCGCATGCTCGTCAACTCGGCCGCCGACTGGGGCCGCTCGGACCCGCTGCTCACCCGGACCACCGCCGACGAGATGCTGGCGGCCGGGTTCAGCGCCGACGACGTGGACCGCGTGCTGTGGCGCAACCCGGTGGAGTTCTACGGCCAGTCCGGGCGCCTCGACCTGTCCGACGCGGGCGAGAAGGAGGCGACGTTCGCCGGCAACTCCATCCTGCGGGGAGGCAGCTGA
- the eboE gene encoding metabolite traffic protein EboE, which yields MHLSYCTNVHPAEDFDGIVRQFDTYAVAIRRHLDADVLGLGLWLAAPLAAELAADEALRLRLRRELDARGLEVVTLNGFPYQAFQAPVVKLGVYYPDWTDRRRLDYTLDLARVLVDLLPDGAARGSISTLPLAWRDPWDSGRADAAARMLDELATGLAGVAERSGRPVRVGFEPEPGCVVETTAQAAAALSGVDTERLGICLDLAHLACAWEEPAEALARLRAAGLPIVKVQVSAALEAADPVAAAAVLQGYVERRFLHQTRSAHGDAADDLDEALERELKGPWRVHYHVPLHAEPAAPLTSTVPVLRAAMRELLGGPAGEPACDHFDVETYTWGVLPEEQRPRTDADVAAGIAAELAFARALMSEEGR from the coding sequence ATGCACCTGAGCTACTGCACCAACGTTCACCCGGCGGAGGACTTCGACGGGATCGTGCGGCAGTTCGACACGTACGCCGTCGCCATCCGCCGGCACCTCGACGCCGACGTACTGGGACTCGGGCTGTGGCTGGCCGCCCCGCTCGCCGCCGAGCTGGCCGCCGACGAGGCCCTGCGCCTGCGGCTGCGCCGCGAGCTGGACGCCCGAGGGCTGGAGGTCGTGACGCTCAACGGCTTCCCGTACCAGGCGTTCCAGGCCCCGGTCGTCAAGCTCGGCGTCTACTACCCGGACTGGACCGACCGGCGGCGCCTGGACTACACATTGGACCTGGCGCGGGTGCTCGTCGACCTGCTGCCCGACGGTGCCGCCCGCGGCTCCATCTCCACGCTCCCACTGGCCTGGCGGGACCCGTGGGACAGCGGCCGCGCGGACGCCGCCGCCCGCATGCTGGACGAGCTGGCCACCGGCCTCGCCGGTGTCGCGGAGCGGTCCGGCCGTCCGGTGCGGGTCGGCTTCGAGCCCGAGCCGGGCTGTGTCGTGGAGACCACCGCGCAGGCCGCCGCCGCCCTGTCCGGTGTGGACACCGAGCGGCTCGGCATCTGCCTCGACCTGGCACACCTCGCCTGCGCCTGGGAGGAGCCGGCCGAGGCGCTGGCGCGGCTGCGGGCCGCCGGGCTGCCCATCGTCAAGGTGCAGGTCTCCGCCGCGCTGGAGGCCGCCGACCCGGTCGCGGCCGCCGCGGTGCTTCAGGGGTACGTGGAGCGGCGCTTCCTGCACCAGACCCGCTCCGCGCACGGTGACGCCGCCGACGACCTCGACGAGGCGCTGGAGCGGGAGCTGAAGGGGCCGTGGCGCGTGCACTACCACGTGCCGCTGCACGCCGAGCCGGCCGCGCCGCTCACCTCCACCGTGCCGGTGCTGCGCGCCGCCATGCGCGAACTGCTCGGCGGGCCGGCGGGTGAGCCGGCGTGTGATCACTTCGATGTGGAAACGTACACGTGGGGCGTACTCCCGGAAGAGCAGCGCCCACGCACGGACGCCGACGTGGCCGCGGGCATCGCGGCCGAGCTCGCCTTCGCCCGTGCCCTGATGAGTGAGGAGGGACGATGA
- a CDS encoding alkaline phosphatase family protein, which translates to MTKPLVVIDVVGLTPRLLAHMPRLRAVADAGFHASLGTVLPAVTCTVQSTFLTGETPAGHGIVGNGWYFRDVGEVLLWRQHNALVGGEKLWHAARKAQPGYTVANVCWWYAMGADVNWTVTPRPIYYADGRKEPDCYTDPPELHDDLVGALGGFPLFTYWGPGAGLPSSAWICKAAEKIMADHNPDLTLVYVPHLDYDLQRFGPSSPQAAAAATALDGVLGPLLDAAAARGATVVALSEYGITDARRPVDINRMLRSEGLLRVYTQDGMEYLDPWTSRAFAVADHQVAHVYVKDPADIPAVAKLCSTLDGVAEVLDEAGKATHGLNHERSGELVLVAEPDAWFTYYYWLDDANAPDFARLVEIHRKPGYDPAELFFDPAAPAAAKRRAASALARKKLGMRYMMSVVGLDAGAKAVRGTHGRLPAHPNDAPVLICSDRSAARPYLAATEVKRFLLGLAGLK; encoded by the coding sequence ATGACCAAGCCACTGGTCGTCATCGACGTGGTGGGGCTGACGCCCCGGCTGCTGGCGCACATGCCGCGGCTCAGGGCCGTCGCCGACGCCGGCTTCCACGCCTCGCTGGGCACGGTGCTGCCGGCCGTCACCTGCACGGTGCAGTCCACGTTCCTGACCGGTGAGACGCCCGCCGGGCACGGCATCGTCGGCAACGGCTGGTACTTCCGGGACGTCGGCGAGGTGCTGCTGTGGCGCCAGCACAACGCGCTCGTCGGCGGCGAGAAGCTGTGGCACGCGGCCCGCAAGGCGCAGCCCGGCTACACGGTGGCCAACGTCTGCTGGTGGTACGCGATGGGCGCGGACGTCAACTGGACCGTCACGCCGCGCCCGATCTACTACGCGGACGGGCGCAAGGAGCCGGACTGCTACACCGACCCGCCGGAGCTGCACGACGACCTGGTCGGCGCGCTTGGCGGCTTTCCGCTGTTCACGTACTGGGGGCCGGGCGCGGGACTGCCCTCCTCGGCGTGGATCTGCAAGGCGGCCGAGAAGATCATGGCGGACCACAACCCGGACCTCACCCTCGTGTACGTGCCGCACCTCGACTACGACCTGCAGCGCTTCGGGCCCTCCTCGCCGCAGGCGGCGGCCGCCGCGACCGCGCTCGACGGGGTGCTAGGCCCGCTGCTTGACGCGGCGGCGGCGCGGGGGGCGACGGTGGTGGCGCTGTCCGAGTACGGCATCACGGACGCCCGCCGACCGGTCGACATCAACCGGATGCTGCGCAGCGAGGGCCTGCTGCGGGTGTACACACAGGACGGCATGGAGTACCTGGACCCGTGGACCTCGCGGGCGTTCGCGGTCGCCGACCACCAGGTCGCGCACGTGTACGTCAAGGATCCGGCCGACATCCCCGCCGTCGCCAAGCTCTGCTCCACCCTGGACGGTGTCGCCGAGGTGCTTGACGAGGCGGGCAAGGCCACACATGGCCTCAACCACGAGCGCTCCGGCGAGCTGGTGCTCGTGGCGGAGCCGGACGCCTGGTTCACGTACTACTACTGGCTCGACGACGCCAACGCGCCCGACTTCGCCCGGCTGGTCGAGATCCACCGCAAGCCCGGCTACGACCCGGCCGAGCTGTTCTTCGACCCGGCCGCACCGGCCGCGGCCAAGCGGCGGGCGGCCTCCGCGCTGGCCCGCAAGAAGCTCGGCATGCGGTACATGATGAGCGTCGTCGGCCTGGACGCCGGCGCGAAGGCGGTGCGCGGCACGCACGGCCGCCTGCCGGCACACCCGAACGACGCGCCCGTGCTGATCTGCTCGGACCGCTCGGCGGCCCGCCCGTACCTGGCCGCGACGGAGGTCAAGCGCTTCCTGCTCGGCCTGGCGGGGCTGAAGTGA
- a CDS encoding polyprenyl synthetase family protein has translation MAVSVEVARESDLDGLRKRFDAELAAFIDRQDPDWPDGAPRGVLATLRRFVLAGGKRLRPMFCYWGWRGAGGPDRQEVVVASAALELFHAFALIHDDIMDGSDRRRGEPSVHKVFAELHTKSMWRGDPASFGRNTALLCGDLCAAWADQMFHECGLPPEQIHRGYGVFAHMRTEVIAGQYLDLVSGVGDGSVASALTVIRMKAARYTVTRPLQIGAGLAGGGRELHAAFTAFGDPLGDAFQLRDDVLGVFGDPALTGKSILDDLREGKPTVMMALARSGADRAQAARLRDLFGNPNLDGGGAQELRTIIVDTGALDRIEQMIRQRADAAVAALTDAPIPADARDALVTLAGSTINRQR, from the coding sequence ATGGCCGTGAGCGTAGAGGTCGCTCGGGAGTCGGACTTGGACGGGCTGCGGAAGCGCTTCGACGCCGAGCTAGCGGCGTTCATCGACCGGCAGGACCCGGACTGGCCGGACGGCGCGCCGCGGGGCGTACTGGCGACGCTGCGGCGGTTCGTGCTCGCGGGCGGCAAGCGACTGCGGCCGATGTTCTGTTACTGGGGCTGGCGCGGCGCGGGCGGCCCGGACCGCCAGGAGGTGGTGGTCGCGTCCGCCGCGCTTGAGCTGTTCCACGCGTTCGCCCTCATCCACGACGACATCATGGACGGCAGCGACCGCCGCCGCGGCGAGCCCTCGGTGCACAAGGTCTTCGCGGAGCTGCACACCAAGTCGATGTGGCGCGGCGACCCCGCCTCGTTCGGGCGAAACACCGCGCTGCTCTGCGGCGACCTGTGCGCGGCGTGGGCCGACCAGATGTTTCACGAGTGCGGGCTGCCGCCCGAGCAGATCCACCGCGGGTACGGGGTCTTCGCGCACATGCGCACCGAGGTGATCGCCGGCCAGTACCTCGACCTCGTCTCCGGCGTCGGCGACGGCTCGGTGGCCAGCGCGCTCACGGTGATCAGGATGAAGGCGGCCAGGTACACGGTGACCCGCCCGCTGCAGATCGGCGCCGGGCTGGCCGGGGGAGGGCGCGAGCTGCACGCCGCGTTCACCGCGTTCGGCGACCCGCTCGGCGACGCTTTCCAGCTGCGCGACGACGTGCTCGGCGTGTTCGGCGACCCCGCGCTCACCGGCAAGTCCATCCTCGACGACCTGCGCGAGGGCAAGCCGACGGTGATGATGGCGCTGGCCCGCAGCGGCGCCGACCGGGCACAGGCGGCCCGGCTGCGGGACCTGTTCGGCAACCCCAACCTGGACGGCGGCGGTGCGCAGGAGCTGCGCACGATCATCGTGGACACGGGCGCCCTGGACCGCATCGAGCAGATGATCCGGCAACGCGCCGACGCGGCCGTCGCCGCGCTCACCGACGCCCCGATCCCCGCCGACGCGCGCGACGCGCTCGTGACACTGGCCGGATCGACGATCAACCGGCAGCGTTGA